From the genome of Eucalyptus grandis isolate ANBG69807.140 chromosome 2, ASM1654582v1, whole genome shotgun sequence, one region includes:
- the LOC120290195 gene encoding cytochrome P450 71AP13-like, whose protein sequence is MAKEVMKTHDLVLANRPQIFSAKHLFYNCTDMAFSPYGTYWRHIRKICILELLSVRRVQSFSHVRKEEVARLVHRVAESCPGTINLSKLLALYTNNVLCRSAFGRDFSAGGDYDKHGFQSMLEEFQELLAGFSIGDFFPSLEFVHSLTGMKARLQHAFKRFDRLFDEILSEHSNESKATEAHKDIVDVLIDIEKNGYGDMPLTRPNIKALLRVDTTFTVLDWAMTELVMKPKAMERAQVELRSVIGERKYVRETDLHQLPYLKAIVKEVFRLHPPAPMLVPRESMEDITIDGYCIPAKTRFFVNAWSIGHDPQSWVDPETFLPESFDWQLPPGVQPQDLDMDEAYGSTMHRIENLVVVGKPASPRQQ, encoded by the exons ATGGCCAAGGAGGTGATGAAAACCCACGACCTAGTGCTTGCGAACCGCCCTCAAATCTTCTCTGCCAAGCACTTGTTTTACAACTGCACGGACATGGCCTTCTCTCCCTATGGCACTTATTGGAGGCACATAAGGAAAATCTGCATACTTGAATTGCTTAGCGTGAGAAGGGTTCAGTCATTTAGTCATGTGAGGAAGGAAGAAGTTGCCCGTTTAGTTCACAGGGTGGCAGAGTCCTGTCCAGGCACCATAAATCTATCTAAATTACTGGCGTTGTATACGAATAACGTGCTTTGCCGGAGTGCTTTTGGGAGGGACTTTTCAGCAGGAGGGGACTACGATAAGCATGGGTTCCAGAGCATGCTGGAGGAGTTTCAGGAGCTGCTTGCGGGATTCAGCATAGGagatttctttccttccttggAATTCGTTCATAGTCTGACCGGGATGAAGGCTAGACTTCAACACGCCTTTAAGCGCTTCGATCGTCTTTTTGACGAGATACTGAGCGAACATTCGAATGAAAGCAAAGCTACGGAGGCGCATAAGGATATTGTGGATGTTCTGATCGATATCGAGAAGAACGGTTACGGTGATATGCCCCTTACAAGGCCTAACATCAAAGCCCTTCTCCGGGTCG ATACAACATTCACAGTTCTTGATTGGGCAATGACAGAGCTTGTCATGAAGCCAAAAGCCATGGAAAGAGCACAAGTGGAACTGCGAAGCGTcattggagagagaaaatacGTGCGAGAGACCGACCTACATCAATTGCCTTACTTGAAGGCTATCGTCAAGGAGGTATTTCGACTGCATCCTCCTGCTCCTATGTTAGTCCCAAGGGAATCCATGGAGGACATAACCATTGACGGATACTGCATTCCGGCAAAAACGCGTTTCTTTGTTAACGCTTGGTCAATAGGTCATGATCCGCAATCGTGGGTTGATCCTGAAACATTTCTACCAGAGAG TTTTGATTGGCAACTTCCTCCTGGTGTACAACCACAAGATCTGGATATGGATGAAGCTTATGGCTCCACAATGCATAGGATCGAAAACCTCGTTGTAGTCGGCAAACCCGCTTCACCTAGACAACAGTGA